One Cucurbita pepo subsp. pepo cultivar mu-cu-16 chromosome LG11, ASM280686v2, whole genome shotgun sequence DNA window includes the following coding sequences:
- the LOC111805997 gene encoding 60S ribosomal protein L5-like: MAFAKAQKTKAYFKRYQVKYKRRREGKTDYRARIRLINQDKNKYNTPKYRYVIRFTNKDITAQVVSSSIAGDMVLAAAYSHELPHYGLDVGLTNYAAAYCTGLLLARRVLKKLEMDDEYVGNLEVSGEDFSVEPTDSRRPFRALLDVGLVRTTTGNRVFGALKGALDGGLDVPHSVKRFAGFSKDSKELDADVHRKYIFGGHVAAYMRSLMEDEPEKYQSQFSDYIKKGIEPDNIEELLKKVHSAIRTEPLAKTTVKQPPKEEHKRYNLKKLTYDERRAKLVERLNALNSAAGADDDDDEDDEE, translated from the exons ATG GCTTTCGCAAAAGCTCAAAAGACGAAAGCGTACTTCAAACGCTACCAGGTCAAATACAAGAGAAGAAGAG AGGGCAAGACCGATTATCGGGCCAGGATTCGCCTCATTaatcaagacaagaacaagtACAATACTCCCAAATACCGCTATGTGATTAGATTT ACTAACAAGGATATTACCGCACAAGTAGTATCTTCTAGCATTGCTGGTGACATGGTTCTTGCCGCCGCTTATTCTCATGAGTTGCCTCATTATGGTCTTGATGTTGGTCTAACAAATTATGCAGCAG CCTATTGTACCGGGCTTCTCTTGGCTCGCCGTGTCTTGAAGAAGCTTGAGATGGATGATGAGTACGTGGGTAATCTTGAG GTTTCTGGAGAGGATTTCTCTGTGGAACCTACAGATAGCCGAAGGCCTTTCAGAGCCCTCCTTGATGTTGGTCTAGTCCGAACAACAACAGGAAATCGTGTTTTTGGTGCCCTCAAG GGAGCTTTAGATGGTGGATTGGATGTTCCACACAGTGTCAAGAGGTTTGCTGGTTTTTCAAAGGACAGCAAGGAGCTCGATGCGGATGTTCATCGTAAATACATATTTGGAGGGCACGTCGCAGCCTATATGAGG TCCTTGATGGAGGATGAGCCGGAGAAGTATCAATCTCAATTCAGTGATTATATCAAGAAAGGGATCGAGCCTGACAACATCGAGGAGTTATTGAAAAAAGTTCATTCTGCAATTCGTACCGAACCACTTGCAAAGACGACTGTGAAGCAACCACCAAAAGAGGAGCACAAGAG GTATAACCTGAAGAAGCTCACATATGATGAAAGGAGGGCCAAGTTGGTCGAGCGTTTGAATGCATTGAATTCTGCTGCTGGAGCTGATGACGATGACGATGAAGACGATGAAGAGTGA
- the LOC111805995 gene encoding mitogen-activated protein kinase homolog MMK1-like isoform X1, protein MDDGGASQPDDAVMSEAAAIPSQHDPAAHQPPSMGMENIPATLSHGGRFIQYNIFGNIFEVTAKYKPPIMPIGKGAYGIVCSALNSETNEHVAIKKIANAFDNKIDAKRTLREIKLLRHMDHENVVAIRDIIPPPLRETFNDVYIAYELMDTDLHQIIRSNQALSEEHCQYFLYQILRGLKYIHSANVLHRDLKPSNLLLNANCDLKICDFGLARVTSETDFMTEYVVTRWYRAPELLLNSSDYTAAIDVWSVGCIFMELMDRKPLFPGRDHVHQLRLLLELIGTPSEAELGFLNENAKRYIRQLPYYHRQSFTGKFPHVHPAAIDLVEKMLTFDPGQRITVEDALAHPYLTSLHDISDEPVCLTPFSFDFEQHALTEEQMKELIYREALAFNPEYYQQ, encoded by the exons ATGGACGACGGAGGAGCTTCTCAGCCGGACGACGCCGTCATGTCGGAGGCGGCGGCTATACCGTCGCAGCATGACCCGGCGGCGCACCAGCCGCCGTCGATGGGGATGGAAAATATTCCGGCGACTTTGAGCCATGGAGGGAGATTTATTCAGTACAATATCTTTGGTAACATCTTTGAAGTTACGGCTAAGTACAAGCCTCCCATTATGCCTATTGGCAAAGGCGCTTATGGCATCGTCTG TTCTGCTCTAAATTCCGAGACAAACGAGCACGTGGCGATCAAGAAGATTGCTAATGCGTTTGACAACAAGATCGATGCTAAGAGAACTCTTCGCGAGATCAAGCTTCTTCGGCACATGGATCATGAAAAC GTTGTTGCAATTAGGGATATCATACCTCCGCCTCTAAGGGAAACATTTAATGATGTTTATATAGCATATGAGCTGATGGATACCGACCTTCATCAAATAATTCGTTCAAACCAAGCATTATCAGAGGAGCATTGTCAG TATTTCCTGTACCAGATTCTTCGAGGATTGAAGTACATACATTCAGCAAATGTTCTGCACAGAGATTTGAAGCCTTCCAATCTGTTATTAAATGCCAACTGTGACCTGAAAATATGTGATTTTGGACTTGCTCGTGTTACTTCTGAAACCGACTTTATGACAGAATATGTGGTTACAAGATGGTACCGCGCGCCAGAGCTCTTACTTAATTCATCTGACTACACAGCAGCTATCGATGTCTGGTCTGTTGGTTGTATTTTTATGGAACTGATGGATCGGAAGCCCTTGTTTCCTGGTCGAGATCATGTGCATCAGTTACGCTTGCTTTTGGAG CTGATTGGCACTCCATCAGAGGCTGAACTCGGTTTCTTGAACGAGAATGCTAAAAGATACATACGCCAACTTCCTTATTACCATCGGCAGTCATTTACTGGAAAGTTTCCACATGTCCATCCTGCAGCCATTGATCTGGTGGAGAAGATGTTAACATTTGATCCAGGACAGAGAATTACCG TTGAAGATGCTCTAGCTCATCCTTATTTGACATCATTGCATGACATTAGTGATGAGCCTGTCTGCCTGACTCCATTCAGCTTTGATTTCGAGCAGCATGCACTTACGGAGGAACAGATGAAAGAGCTGATCTATCGAGAGGCGCTTGCATTCAACCCCGAGTATTATCAGCAATAA
- the LOC111805995 gene encoding mitogen-activated protein kinase homolog D5-like isoform X2 — MDDGGASQPDDAVMSEAAAIPSQHDPAAHQPPSMGMENIPATLSHGGRFIQYNIFGNIFEVTAKYKPPIMPIGKGAYGIVCSALNSETNEHVAIKKIANAFDNKIDAKRTLREIKLLRHMDHENYFLYQILRGLKYIHSANVLHRDLKPSNLLLNANCDLKICDFGLARVTSETDFMTEYVVTRWYRAPELLLNSSDYTAAIDVWSVGCIFMELMDRKPLFPGRDHVHQLRLLLELIGTPSEAELGFLNENAKRYIRQLPYYHRQSFTGKFPHVHPAAIDLVEKMLTFDPGQRITVEDALAHPYLTSLHDISDEPVCLTPFSFDFEQHALTEEQMKELIYREALAFNPEYYQQ, encoded by the exons ATGGACGACGGAGGAGCTTCTCAGCCGGACGACGCCGTCATGTCGGAGGCGGCGGCTATACCGTCGCAGCATGACCCGGCGGCGCACCAGCCGCCGTCGATGGGGATGGAAAATATTCCGGCGACTTTGAGCCATGGAGGGAGATTTATTCAGTACAATATCTTTGGTAACATCTTTGAAGTTACGGCTAAGTACAAGCCTCCCATTATGCCTATTGGCAAAGGCGCTTATGGCATCGTCTG TTCTGCTCTAAATTCCGAGACAAACGAGCACGTGGCGATCAAGAAGATTGCTAATGCGTTTGACAACAAGATCGATGCTAAGAGAACTCTTCGCGAGATCAAGCTTCTTCGGCACATGGATCATGAAAAC TATTTCCTGTACCAGATTCTTCGAGGATTGAAGTACATACATTCAGCAAATGTTCTGCACAGAGATTTGAAGCCTTCCAATCTGTTATTAAATGCCAACTGTGACCTGAAAATATGTGATTTTGGACTTGCTCGTGTTACTTCTGAAACCGACTTTATGACAGAATATGTGGTTACAAGATGGTACCGCGCGCCAGAGCTCTTACTTAATTCATCTGACTACACAGCAGCTATCGATGTCTGGTCTGTTGGTTGTATTTTTATGGAACTGATGGATCGGAAGCCCTTGTTTCCTGGTCGAGATCATGTGCATCAGTTACGCTTGCTTTTGGAG CTGATTGGCACTCCATCAGAGGCTGAACTCGGTTTCTTGAACGAGAATGCTAAAAGATACATACGCCAACTTCCTTATTACCATCGGCAGTCATTTACTGGAAAGTTTCCACATGTCCATCCTGCAGCCATTGATCTGGTGGAGAAGATGTTAACATTTGATCCAGGACAGAGAATTACCG TTGAAGATGCTCTAGCTCATCCTTATTTGACATCATTGCATGACATTAGTGATGAGCCTGTCTGCCTGACTCCATTCAGCTTTGATTTCGAGCAGCATGCACTTACGGAGGAACAGATGAAAGAGCTGATCTATCGAGAGGCGCTTGCATTCAACCCCGAGTATTATCAGCAATAA
- the LOC111805994 gene encoding UDP-glycosyltransferase 74E2-like: MEKGEDRHIIAFPFPSQGHINPQLQFSKRLIANGIKVTLLTTLHVSRNLKFQGAYSDSVKIRVISDGSEDRQDIDTMRQTLDRFREKMTKNLENYFREVMDSSNPPRFIIYDSTMPWVLEVAKEFGLPRAPVYTQSCALNSINYHVLHGHLKLPPDSPTISLPSMPLLCPNDLPAYDYDPASAETIIEFLTSQYSNIQDADLLFCNTFHKLEGEIIKWMESWGRPVKAIGPTLPSAYLDKRLEDDKYYGLSLFDPNKDECLKWLDNKPPGSVLYVSFGSLVVLGEEQLKNIALGVKESGKFFLWVVRETESQKLPPNFMESVGEKGLMVSWCSQLQVLAHPAVGCFLTHCGWNSTLEALSLGVPVVAFPQWADQVTNAKFLEDVWKVGKRVKVNEERSASEEEIRSCICEVMEGERANEFKSNSMEWMKWAKEAMDEGGSSDKDIMEFVAMIKQAS, encoded by the exons ATGGAGAAAGGCGAGGATCGGCATATCATAGCGTTTCCATTTCCATCACAGGGCCACATAAACCCTCAGCTTCAGTTCTCCAAGCGCCTGATCGCCAACGGAATCAAGGTAACTCTGCTCACAACCTTGCATGTCAGCCGGAACTTGAAATTCCAGGGCGCTTATTCCGATTCCGTCAAGATCCGAGTCATTTCCGATGGCTCTGAGGATCGCCAAGACATCGACACCATGCGCCAAACTTTGGATCGATTTCGGGAGAAGATGACGAAGAATTTGGAGAATTACTTTCGAGAAGTTATGGATTCTTCAAATCCGCCTCGCTTCATTATCTACGATTCTACTATGCCTTGGGTTTTGGAGGTTGCCAAGGAGTTCGGACTGCCTAGGGCTCCTGTTTATACTCAATCTTGTGCCCTAAACAGTATAAATTATCATGTTCTTCATGGACATTTGAAGCTTCCTCCTGATTCTCCTACTATTTCGTTGCCGTCTATGCCTCTGCTTTGCCCTAACGATCTTCCTGCTTATGATTACGATCCTGCCTCCGCTGAAACTATAATCGAGTTTCTCACCAGTCAGTATTCCAATATTCAAGATGCGGATCTGCTTTTCTGCAACACTTTTCACAAATTGGAAGGGGAG ATTATCAAATGGATGGAGAGCTGGGGGAGGCCAGTGAAAGCCATAGGACCAACTCTTCCATCAGCCTACTTAGACAAAAGGTTAGAGGACGACAAGTACTATGGGCTGAGCCTGTTCGATCCAAACAAGGATGAGTGTCTAAAATGGCTAGACAACAAGCCCCCTGGCTCTGTTCTATATGTGTCTTTTGGAAGCCTGGTTGTACTGGGAGAAGAACAGCTCAAGAACATAGCTCTTGGAGTCAAGGAAAGTGGCAAATTCTTCTTGTGGGTTGTGAGGGAAACCGAATCTCAGAAGCTTCCTCCCAATTTCATGGAGAGTGTTGGGGAGAAGGGTCTTATGGTCAGCTGGTGTTCCCAGCTCCAGGTCCTGGCACACCCGGCGGTCGGATGCTTCTTGACACACTGCGGCTGGAACTCAACGCTCGAGGCGCTATCCTTGGGCGTACCGGTGGTGGCTTTCCCACAGTGGGCTGATCAGGTGACTAATGCCAAGTTCTTAGAAGATGTCTGGAAGGTTGGGAAGAGGGTGAAGGTGAATGAGGAGAGGTCGGCAAGTGAGGAAGAGATAAGGAGCTGCATTTGTGAAGTGATGGAGGGAGAGAGAGCTAATGAGTTCAAGAGCAATTCCATGGAGTGGATGAAATGGGCAAAggaagccatggatgaagGTGGGAGCTCTGATAAGGACATTATGGAGTTCGTGGCCATGATCAAGCAAGCTTCTTGA
- the LOC111805592 gene encoding UDP-glycosyltransferase 74E2-like, with protein MEKTTVDGGGEMKQSHVIVFPFPRHGHMNPMLQFAKRLVSKGLLLTFLTTSSASESLILDLPPSPIHHKVISDVPESSNIDSLDAYLRSFRAAASKSLANFIDEALISDSNEVLPSLIVYDSVMPWVQSVAAERGLDAAPFFTQSAAVNHILDLVYKGSLSIPPPEDVAISLPSEIVLQPADLPTLPDDGDVVLEFMTSQFINLENVKWIFFNTFDRLECKVVNWMTKTLPIKTVGPTIPSAYLDGRLAYDKAYGLNVLNPNDGKKAIQWLDSKETASIIYISFGSLVNLEKEQVTELTCFLKDTNLSFLWVLRESELGKLPNNFVQDTLEQGLIVNWCCQLQVLSHKAVSCFVTHCGWNSTIEALSLGVPMVAIPQWVDQTTNAKFVADVWEVGVRVKKNDKGIVTKEELEASIRKVVQGEKPNEIKQNSIKWKKVAKEAMDEGGSSDKNIDEFVQAMAASII; from the exons ATGGAGAAGACGACGGTGGACGGAGGAGGAGAGATGAAACAGAGTCATGTAATCGTATTCCCTTTCCCAAGGCACGGCCACATGAATCCGATGCTCCAATTCGCGAAGCGATTAGTCTCCAAAGGCCTTCTCCTCACATTCCTCACCACTTCCTCAGCAAGTGAATCCCTAATTCTCGATCTCCCTCCCTCTCCGATCCATCACAAAGTCATCTCCGATGTTCCTGAATCCAGCAACATCGACAGTCTCGACGCTTATCTCCGAAGCTTCCGAGCCGCCGCCTCCAAATCCTTGGCCAATTTCATCGACGAAGCCCTAATTTCTGATTCCAATGAAGTTCTTCCGAGTCTTATCGTTTACGACTCTGTTATGCCCTGGGTGCAGAGCGTCGCTGCAGAGCGTGGTTTGGATGCGGCTCCGTTTTTCACACAATCCGCCGCTGTTAATCACATCCTAGATCTCGTCTATAAAGGATCTCTGAGCATTCCGCCACCGGAGGATGTAGCGATTTCGCTTCCATCGGAGATTGTTCTTCAACCAGCAGATCTGCCTACCTTGCCTGACGATGGAGATGTGGTTTTGGAGTTCATGACCAGTCAGTTCATCAATTTGGAGAATGTAAAGTGGATTTTCTTCAACACGTTTGATCGGCTCGAATGCAAG GTTGTTAATTGGATGACCAAGACATTGCCCATTAAGACAGTGGGGCCGACCATTCCATCGGCATATTTGGACGGTCGATTGGCGTACGACAAAGCCTATGGGTTGAATGTTTTGAATCCCAATGACGGGAAGAAGGCTATCCAGTGGTTAGACTCGAAAGAAACtgcttcaattatttatatttcatttggAAGTTTAGTTAACTTGGAAAAAGAACAAGTAACGGAACTGACATGTTTTCTTAAAGACACGAATCTTTCCTTCTTATGGGTTCTGAGAGAATCAGAACTCGGAAAGCTTCCTAACAACTTTGTTCAAGATACATTAGAACAAGGCCTAATCGTGAACTGGTGTTGTCAACTACAAGTTCTATCACATAAGGCAGTAAGTTGTTTCGTGACTCATTGTGGTTGGAATTCAACCATAGAAGCATTGAGCTTGGGGGTGCCGATGGTTGCAATCCCCCAATGGGTCGATCAAACGACGAACGCCAAGTTCGTCGCAGATGTTTGGGAAGTCGGAGTTCGAGTGAAGAAGAACGACAAAGGCATTGTGACAAAGGAAGAACTAGAGGCCTCGATCCGAAAGGTTGTTCAAGGAGAGAAACCAAATGAGATTAAACAGAACTCAATCAAGTGGAAGAAAGTAGCTaaagaagccatggatgaagGAGGCAGCTCTGATAAGAACATTGATGAATTTGTCCAAGCAATGGCTGCGTCAATCATCTAG